In Chryseobacterium turcicum, a single window of DNA contains:
- the recQ gene encoding DNA helicase RecQ: MSAKKANLSGELKKYFGFSTFKGQQEEIINNLLNGKDIFVLMPTGGGKSLCYQLPALISEGTAIVVSPLIALMKNQVDAVNGLSSETGIAHVLNSSLNKTQTKQVFDDIKSGKTKLLYVAPESLIKEDYLEFLKNVKISFFAIDEAHCISEWGHDFRPEYRNLKQIIDRIADVPVIALTATATPKVQDDIQKTLGMSDALVFKESFNRANLFYEVTPKVNIDKEIVKFINKNKGKSGIVYCLSRRKVEEFAQLLQVNGINALPYHAGLDQKVRVANQDKFLMEEADVIVATIAFGMGIDKPDVRFVIHYDFPKSLESYYQETGRAGRDGGEGYCLAFYDPKDIEKLEKFLAQKPVSEREIGLQLLNEVVGYAETSMSRRQYILYYFGETFDPINGAGAKMCDNASNPPKLKDASDDLRKTLELINETQEKFKSKDLISVIVGKETAVTKAYKIEQSSFFGFGKSEKDNYWKTILRQATVQNFLQKDIETYGVLKFTEKGKTVLTDDFKEPFLIAEDREFDLSLTKAESDQVQMQSSGGLDQNLFGLLKELRKKVAKKHGIPPYTVFMDPSLEDMTVQYPITVEEIAKVYGVGEGKSKKYGKEFADYIAKYVEDNNIERTQDMVLKNVANKSSHKVFIIQSTDKKIDLEDIARAKNLSMNDLLKEMERIVYQGTKLNIDYYVEDNFDEDIVDGFMEFMNESDSDSMKVLLDEFGDELSDEEVRMLRIKFISDVAN; encoded by the coding sequence ATGAGCGCAAAAAAAGCCAATTTATCAGGCGAATTAAAAAAATACTTCGGATTTTCTACCTTTAAAGGACAGCAGGAAGAGATCATTAATAATCTCTTAAACGGTAAAGATATTTTCGTTCTAATGCCTACAGGAGGCGGTAAATCACTGTGTTATCAACTTCCGGCCCTTATTTCTGAGGGTACGGCAATTGTTGTTTCACCACTTATTGCCCTTATGAAAAATCAGGTGGATGCCGTAAACGGACTTTCCTCAGAAACGGGGATTGCCCACGTTCTTAATTCTTCTCTTAACAAAACTCAGACCAAACAGGTCTTTGATGATATAAAAAGTGGTAAAACAAAGCTTCTTTATGTCGCTCCAGAGTCATTAATTAAGGAAGATTATCTTGAATTTTTAAAAAATGTTAAAATATCATTCTTTGCAATTGATGAAGCGCACTGTATCTCAGAATGGGGTCATGATTTCCGACCAGAATACAGAAATTTAAAGCAAATCATTGATAGAATTGCCGATGTTCCTGTCATTGCATTAACTGCTACGGCGACTCCAAAGGTGCAAGATGATATTCAGAAAACTTTAGGAATGAGCGATGCTTTGGTATTTAAAGAGAGCTTTAACAGAGCTAATTTATTTTACGAAGTTACCCCAAAAGTTAATATAGATAAAGAAATTGTAAAATTTATCAATAAAAATAAAGGTAAATCGGGAATTGTTTACTGTTTAAGCCGAAGAAAAGTGGAAGAATTTGCCCAGCTTCTTCAGGTAAACGGAATTAATGCACTTCCTTATCATGCGGGTCTTGACCAGAAAGTGAGAGTTGCCAATCAGGATAAGTTTTTGATGGAAGAGGCAGATGTAATTGTGGCAACGATTGCATTCGGAATGGGAATCGATAAACCAGATGTACGTTTTGTGATTCATTACGATTTTCCAAAATCTTTGGAGAGTTATTATCAGGAAACGGGTCGTGCAGGTCGTGATGGAGGAGAGGGATATTGCCTAGCTTTCTACGATCCTAAAGACATAGAAAAATTAGAAAAATTCTTGGCTCAAAAACCTGTTTCTGAAAGAGAAATCGGCTTGCAGCTTTTAAATGAAGTAGTAGGCTATGCTGAAACTTCTATGAGCCGAAGACAGTATATTTTATATTATTTTGGGGAAACTTTTGATCCTATAAACGGAGCAGGAGCTAAAATGTGTGATAATGCATCAAACCCTCCCAAATTAAAAGATGCTTCTGATGATTTAAGAAAAACATTAGAATTAATCAACGAGACGCAAGAAAAATTTAAGTCAAAAGATTTAATTTCTGTTATTGTTGGAAAAGAAACAGCAGTTACGAAGGCATATAAAATAGAGCAAAGTTCATTTTTTGGGTTTGGAAAATCTGAAAAAGATAACTACTGGAAAACAATTTTAAGACAAGCTACAGTACAGAATTTTTTACAAAAAGATATCGAAACCTATGGTGTTTTAAAATTTACTGAAAAAGGTAAGACCGTTTTAACTGACGACTTTAAAGAACCTTTTTTAATTGCTGAAGACCGCGAATTTGACCTTTCACTAACCAAAGCAGAAAGTGATCAGGTGCAGATGCAATCAAGTGGAGGTTTAGATCAAAATTTATTTGGGCTTTTAAAAGAGCTTAGAAAAAAAGTGGCCAAAAAACACGGGATTCCGCCTTACACGGTTTTTATGGATCCTAGTTTGGAGGATATGACGGTACAATATCCTATTACTGTAGAAGAAATTGCTAAAGTGTATGGTGTTGGAGAAGGGAAATCTAAAAAATATGGTAAGGAATTTGCAGATTATATTGCTAAATATGTTGAAGATAACAACATAGAACGTACTCAGGATATGGTGTTGAAAAATGTGGCTAATAAATCGAGTCATAAAGTTTTCATCATTCAGAGTACCGATAAAAAAATTGATCTTGAAGATATAGCAAGAGCCAAAAACCTTTCGATGAATGATTTGTTGAAAGAAATGGAACGTATTGTTTATCAAGGCACAAAGCTGAATATTGATTATTATGTCGAAGACAATTTCGATGAAGATATTGTAGACGGCTTTATGGAATTTATGAACGAATCTGATAGCGACAGTATGAAAGTTTTGCTTGATGAATTCGGAGATGAGCTTTCTGATGAAGAAGTAAGAATGCTGAGGATAAAATTCATCAGCGACGTTGCCAATTAA
- a CDS encoding glycosyltransferase gives MNKKISVMFILPDLETGGAERIVTTIANHLSRDRFEIKILLLRKQGGYLSLIKKDVEIIDLNIERIRNSLKPILSQIYRRKPDIVFSGFGEVNAYLSLFIKLFPKIKFIARETNVVSEHITRKEIKFFYNFYNNYQRIIAQSDDMMNDLVDNFNIKKQKITKINNPVDFDFINQKLLISTKPESFKYNYKNVVAIGNLSARKGFDNLLKVFSRLKNENIILHILGDGKDRELLSQMKDFLGLKKVIFHGRQENPYEFLKFADLFVLSSRYEGFPNVLLEAGACGTYSLANNCRGGINEIIQDKVNGEVSDIENHEEFSQKIMKILQGHYDADSIKNSIKARFSKEIILDKYEKILLELMK, from the coding sequence ATGAATAAGAAAATTTCTGTTATGTTTATTCTGCCGGATTTGGAAACCGGAGGTGCAGAAAGAATTGTTACCACCATTGCCAATCATCTCTCAAGAGATCGTTTTGAAATTAAGATTTTGTTGTTGCGCAAACAAGGTGGATATTTGAGTTTGATAAAAAAAGATGTTGAAATAATAGATTTAAATATAGAGCGAATAAGAAATTCTCTAAAACCCATTCTTTCACAAATTTATCGCAGGAAACCCGATATTGTTTTTTCAGGATTTGGGGAAGTGAATGCCTATCTATCTTTATTTATTAAGCTTTTTCCAAAAATTAAATTTATTGCCCGAGAAACCAATGTCGTTTCAGAGCATATCACCAGAAAAGAAATAAAATTTTTCTATAATTTCTACAACAATTATCAAAGAATTATTGCACAAAGCGATGATATGATGAATGATTTGGTAGATAATTTTAATATTAAAAAACAAAAAATCACAAAAATCAATAATCCTGTAGATTTTGATTTTATCAATCAAAAACTTCTGATTTCTACAAAACCTGAAAGTTTTAAATACAATTATAAAAACGTGGTTGCTATTGGTAATCTATCGGCAAGAAAAGGTTTTGATAATCTACTGAAAGTATTTTCAAGACTTAAAAATGAGAATATTATTCTCCATATTTTAGGCGACGGAAAAGACAGGGAATTGCTGAGTCAGATGAAGGATTTTTTAGGTTTAAAAAAAGTTATTTTTCACGGCAGACAAGAAAATCCGTATGAGTTTCTGAAATTTGCAGATTTGTTTGTGCTTTCCTCACGTTATGAAGGTTTTCCTAATGTATTATTGGAAGCCGGAGCCTGCGGAACGTATTCTTTAGCAAATAATTGCCGCGGTGGAATTAACGAAATCATCCAAGACAAAGTAAACGGTGAGGTTTCTGATATTGAAAACCATGAAGAGTTTTCACAGAAAATTATGAAAATTTTGCAAGGGCATTACGACGCAGATTCTATTAAGAACTCTATTAAAGCTAGATTTTCAAAAGAAATTATTTTGGATAAGTATGAGAAAATTTTGCTTGAATTGATGAAGTAA
- the lpdA gene encoding dihydrolipoyl dehydrogenase → MSQFDVTVIGSGPGGYVAAIRAAQLGFKTAIIEKYSTLGGTCLNVGCIPSKALLDSSEHFENAKHNFENHGIIINEPKADIARMIARKNEVVEQTTKGINFLMDKNKITVFEGLGSFESATQIKVTKNDGSSETIESKYTIIATGSKPSSLPFITLDKERVITSTEALNLKEIPKHLVVIGGGVIGLELGSVYLRLGAQVTVVEFMDKIIPTMDGALSKELTKVLKKQGMKFMLSTAVSAVERNGDSVKITAKDKKGAEVTVEGDYCLVSVGRRPFTDGLALEKAGVELDERGRIKTNDHLQTNVANIYAIGDVIKGAMLAHKAEEEGVFVAETLAGQKPHINYNLIPGVVYTWPEVAGVGKTEEQLKEEGVAYKIGTFPMRALGRSRASGDIDGLVKIIADEKTDEVLGFHMIGARAADLVAEGVIAMEFRASAEDIARSSHAHPTYAEAIKEAALDATGKRALHM, encoded by the coding sequence ATGAGTCAATTTGATGTTACCGTAATCGGTTCCGGTCCTGGAGGTTATGTAGCTGCTATTCGCGCTGCACAATTGGGTTTCAAAACAGCAATTATTGAAAAGTATTCAACTTTAGGCGGAACTTGCCTTAACGTTGGATGTATTCCTTCAAAAGCGCTTTTAGACAGTTCTGAGCATTTCGAAAACGCAAAACACAATTTCGAAAACCACGGAATTATCATTAACGAGCCAAAAGCAGATATCGCAAGAATGATTGCGAGAAAAAATGAAGTGGTAGAACAAACTACAAAAGGAATCAACTTCTTGATGGACAAAAACAAAATTACTGTTTTTGAAGGTTTGGGAAGCTTCGAATCTGCAACTCAGATTAAAGTGACTAAAAACGACGGTTCTTCTGAAACGATTGAATCTAAATATACCATTATTGCAACAGGTTCTAAGCCTTCATCTTTGCCTTTCATTACTTTAGATAAAGAAAGAGTGATTACTTCTACTGAAGCTTTAAATTTAAAAGAAATTCCTAAGCATTTGGTAGTAATCGGTGGTGGAGTTATCGGTCTTGAATTAGGTTCAGTTTACTTAAGATTAGGAGCTCAGGTTACTGTAGTTGAATTTATGGATAAAATCATTCCTACAATGGATGGAGCTTTAAGCAAGGAATTGACTAAAGTTCTTAAAAAACAAGGAATGAAGTTTATGCTTTCTACAGCGGTTTCTGCGGTTGAAAGAAACGGAGATTCTGTAAAAATTACAGCAAAAGATAAAAAAGGAGCAGAAGTTACTGTTGAAGGTGATTACTGTTTGGTTTCTGTAGGAAGAAGACCTTTCACAGACGGTCTTGCTCTTGAAAAAGCAGGTGTTGAGCTTGACGAAAGAGGAAGAATCAAAACGAACGACCATTTACAGACTAACGTTGCAAATATTTATGCAATCGGAGATGTTATAAAAGGAGCGATGTTGGCTCACAAAGCTGAAGAAGAAGGAGTTTTCGTTGCTGAAACTTTGGCTGGGCAAAAACCTCACATCAATTATAACCTTATTCCTGGTGTAGTATATACTTGGCCGGAAGTTGCTGGAGTTGGTAAAACTGAAGAGCAATTGAAGGAAGAAGGTGTGGCTTACAAAATCGGAACTTTCCCAATGAGAGCTTTAGGAAGAAGCCGTGCAAGTGGTGATATCGATGGTTTGGTGAAAATTATTGCTGACGAAAAAACTGATGAGGTTCTTGGTTTCCACATGATTGGAGCGAGAGCTGCAGATTTGGTTGCTGAAGGTGTTATTGCAATGGAATTCCGTGCTAGTGCAGAAGATATTGCAAGAAGTTCTCACGCTCACCCTACGTATGCAGAAGCTATTAAAGAAGCTGCATTGGATGCTACAGGAAAAAGAGCGTTGCATATGTAA
- a CDS encoding DUF4476 domain-containing protein, which translates to MKKIFTVCAILSGLLFFAQEAGKAGELLKNEVSKKEMESSESRKLDSRNNNSGNSSGFRKPNNQNSQNRRPANPNYQWNSNNGYAEVFVRIPEQGYFSVELADQMISNNSGKYRFFDLPSGRVPISIYDNGFLVYRTTLNVRNNSRLVLDFFTNEGLYLLDSYPLQNNYYGFNNWNDVWNNPYGNSGNIGNINYPNVMDNQTFQQFMTTMKKDAWFDDKKIAFINQQGRHAMFTSEQISVLVKDLSFDKNRVALAKSLFSKCVDKQKYFIVGDVLDFESNRRELMDFISNS; encoded by the coding sequence ATGAAAAAAATATTTACAGTTTGTGCTATCTTATCAGGTCTACTATTTTTTGCACAAGAAGCAGGAAAAGCAGGAGAGCTTTTGAAAAATGAAGTGTCTAAGAAAGAAATGGAATCTTCAGAAAGTAGAAAATTAGATTCCCGAAACAATAATTCTGGTAATTCTTCAGGATTTAGAAAACCAAATAATCAGAATAGTCAAAACAGAAGACCAGCCAATCCAAATTATCAATGGAATTCTAATAATGGATATGCTGAAGTTTTTGTGAGAATTCCGGAGCAGGGATATTTCAGTGTTGAACTGGCAGACCAGATGATTTCGAATAATTCCGGAAAGTATCGTTTTTTTGACCTTCCATCGGGAAGGGTTCCTATTTCTATTTATGATAATGGATTTTTGGTTTACAGAACAACTTTAAATGTTAGAAATAACAGCAGATTAGTCCTTGATTTTTTCACGAATGAAGGTTTGTATCTTTTAGACTCTTATCCTCTTCAAAATAATTATTACGGATTTAATAACTGGAATGACGTGTGGAATAATCCTTATGGAAATTCAGGGAATATTGGAAACATAAACTATCCCAATGTAATGGATAATCAAACTTTCCAGCAATTTATGACGACCATGAAAAAAGATGCCTGGTTTGATGATAAGAAAATTGCTTTCATTAATCAACAAGGTCGTCACGCAATGTTTACTTCAGAGCAAATAAGCGTTTTGGTAAAGGATTTAAGTTTTGATAAAAATAGAGTAGCTTTAGCTAAATCATTATTTTCAAAATGCGTAGACAAACAAAAGTATTTTATCGTAGGAGATGTTTTAGATTTTGAAAGTAACAGACGAGAACTGATGGATTTTATATCTAATTCTTAG
- a CDS encoding CvfB family protein: MQLGKTQTLKISEKNSSGWMLESETGETAFMSKVFIRDEKEIGDEIEVFVYQDDNKLKATTEVPLAEVGEFAVMSCVQSLPTGAFMEWGIIKDLFIPYKQQKTKIIEGKRYLVYLYVDEGLDLITGTTKFKRNPQYENLPLQKGDKVDLLMMNESELGWNVVVNKKYIGLIYTSDVYKKLYPLSEEEGYIKDIREDGKIDVSLQPVGFENIDEFKQKILNKLEENFGLLHLSDKSSPEEIKDELQMSKKNFKKALGGLYKDKMVDILEDKIRLV; the protein is encoded by the coding sequence ATGCAACTCGGAAAAACTCAGACGTTAAAAATTTCAGAAAAAAATAGTTCAGGCTGGATGCTTGAATCAGAGACAGGCGAAACCGCTTTTATGTCTAAAGTTTTTATTCGTGACGAAAAAGAAATTGGCGACGAGATTGAAGTTTTCGTTTATCAGGACGATAATAAACTGAAAGCTACTACCGAAGTTCCTTTGGCTGAAGTAGGTGAGTTTGCGGTGATGAGCTGTGTACAAAGTCTTCCAACGGGCGCTTTTATGGAGTGGGGAATCATCAAAGACCTTTTCATTCCTTACAAACAACAGAAGACAAAAATTATCGAAGGGAAGAGATATCTTGTTTATCTTTATGTAGATGAAGGTTTGGATTTGATTACTGGAACGACAAAGTTTAAAAGAAATCCGCAGTACGAAAATCTTCCTTTACAAAAAGGTGATAAAGTAGATTTGTTGATGATGAATGAAAGCGAATTGGGCTGGAATGTTGTCGTTAACAAAAAATACATCGGATTAATATATACTTCAGATGTTTATAAAAAATTGTATCCACTTTCTGAAGAAGAAGGTTACATTAAAGATATTCGTGAGGATGGAAAAATTGATGTTTCGCTTCAGCCTGTAGGTTTTGAAAACATTGATGAATTTAAACAGAAAATCTTAAATAAATTAGAAGAAAACTTTGGTTTACTGCATCTTTCAGACAAATCTTCTCCGGAGGAAATTAAAGATGAATTACAGATGAGTAAAAAGAACTTCAAAAAAGCTTTAGGCGGTCTGTATAAAGATAAAATGGTCGATATTTTAGAAGATAAAATAAGATTGGTATAA
- a CDS encoding DUF7948 domain-containing protein, with protein MKKILFLFAIISCAFMFGQKNFQKSNEYYFYENKGQIVDQNGKENSDVKYLFHSAGLNVQLRSNGFSYDVYETSKKKNPEFRKIEDNGLPQKLAFLNREFNYEKSIHRIDIELLNSNKKSTIIAQGKSKDYENYYNLENRPEGINNVHRYQKILYKNIYSNIDLVFFKPKDTLKPIEYNFIINPGGRISDIKMKFHGASTLIEKEKLVMNLRFGDLHENIPNSWIEGINKKEIAVAFKDLGNQIFGFASPINISDKKIIIDPVPTRIWGSYAGGFGEEYGETKTDIQNNVYLYGATASATNIATSGASQTNITNSYFDAYLMKITSNGQKLWGTYYGAMRDDNFSSVDFDENLNIYAAGVKFKPSGDNDVVMAKFNSNGALVLQKNMGGNSSDVCYSVSYNNNHIYLAGHTYGFDFPVLNAFQPTKLSQSGSSEGFLTALDSLGNIVWSTYLGGNNSTSLHNIFSSTDDLEIIGLTTSQNIAMINPFQPTNSGSTDILYLKFSKTGNLLRSSYAGLENQDESYEARIINNTLIIPGHYFSTVQGINNPGVFRVDLATNVVTKNFYSPLPSFQLLSYVDKHGNIFFTGLSNGWQPDIATPNAYMQQVTPYAHTFLVKYNSNNVKEWGTFYGGNGGTQLGLVTKDKDDYIYLTGISSNNTTGIATPGTFQQTGGHPSNDVFIAKFQDCTSTGTVVSNSPVCINSNIQLTATGGTTYSWTGPNGFTSTLQNPTIPNATLANAGVYTCQISGSGACDGSFTVNVVVGDTIAPVPNTAQLSDITGDCHTTISNFPTATDNCAGTITATTIDPLNYSIPGTYVIHWVYSDGNGNISTQNQNVIVNSTALPTTTNAQQIFCATNNPTIANLQITGQNVKWYDAANNILAVTIPLIHGQTYFASQTINGCESVKTSIQVTVNNTPKPVANINQDFCESANPRLASLVVNGTGLIYYNAAGNILPLTTPLVNGQTYFVTQTLNNCESEKLAIAVTLSQNNVPANNYRTSLCNIFTTNTMVVDLTSYQSNIIANPNNYIFTYTTQAGTLIAIPSSYTLNLGNNIINVKVSTADECFKNVILELVLNPKPIIKLPEDFDFCKGKTVTLDAGAGYTTYLWSTGATTQTISVSSPGNYSVTVTNIFGCSNTDTIELSYSVLAEIVSVNVNNGSATVILSSTGNYEYSLDNSSWQDSNVFSNLGMGEYIVYVRTKSGCIIGQKPFSIFNIPNAISPNGDGINDKWKVAGLENYTGSEVIVFDRKGVLVFKQIINKKPLEWDAKINGSPIPTGNYWYTIKVSDGRNYTGWLLVKNRE; from the coding sequence ATGAAAAAAATTTTATTCCTTTTTGCGATAATTAGCTGTGCTTTTATGTTTGGGCAGAAAAATTTCCAAAAAAGCAATGAATATTATTTCTATGAGAATAAGGGGCAGATTGTAGATCAAAATGGGAAGGAAAATTCTGATGTGAAGTACCTTTTTCATTCTGCAGGATTGAATGTTCAGCTACGTTCTAATGGATTTTCTTATGATGTATATGAAACTTCCAAAAAGAAAAATCCAGAGTTCAGAAAAATTGAAGACAATGGATTACCTCAAAAGCTTGCCTTTCTGAATAGAGAGTTTAATTATGAAAAATCAATTCATAGAATAGATATAGAATTATTAAACTCGAATAAAAAATCGACAATAATAGCTCAAGGTAAATCAAAGGATTACGAAAATTATTATAATCTTGAGAATAGACCAGAAGGAATAAACAATGTTCATCGTTATCAAAAGATTTTATATAAAAATATTTATTCAAATATTGACTTAGTCTTCTTCAAACCAAAAGATACTTTAAAACCCATCGAATACAATTTCATAATTAATCCCGGAGGAAGAATATCTGATATTAAAATGAAATTTCATGGAGCTTCTACATTAATAGAAAAAGAGAAACTTGTCATGAACTTACGTTTTGGAGATTTACATGAAAATATTCCTAACAGTTGGATTGAAGGGATAAATAAAAAAGAAATAGCTGTAGCTTTTAAAGATTTAGGAAATCAAATTTTTGGCTTTGCATCTCCTATCAACATATCTGATAAGAAAATAATAATTGATCCAGTACCAACCAGAATTTGGGGAAGTTATGCAGGTGGATTTGGCGAAGAGTATGGGGAGACAAAAACAGATATTCAAAATAATGTCTATCTATATGGAGCAACAGCAAGCGCAACAAATATTGCTACTAGCGGAGCCAGCCAGACGAATATTACCAATTCGTACTTTGATGCTTATCTAATGAAAATTACATCAAACGGGCAAAAACTTTGGGGAACATATTATGGAGCTATGAGGGATGATAACTTTAGCTCAGTAGATTTTGATGAAAATTTAAATATCTATGCGGCGGGTGTAAAATTTAAACCCTCCGGTGATAATGATGTTGTTATGGCTAAATTTAATTCTAACGGAGCCTTAGTATTGCAAAAAAACATGGGCGGAAATAGCTCTGATGTATGTTATTCCGTATCTTATAATAATAATCACATCTATCTTGCTGGGCACACATATGGTTTCGACTTTCCTGTTTTAAACGCTTTTCAACCTACTAAATTAAGCCAAAGCGGGAGTAGTGAAGGGTTTCTTACTGCATTAGATTCTTTAGGAAATATTGTTTGGTCAACTTATTTGGGAGGCAACAATTCAACATCACTTCATAATATTTTTTCGTCGACAGATGATCTTGAAATCATTGGATTAACTACATCACAAAATATAGCGATGATAAATCCCTTTCAACCTACTAATTCAGGCAGTACAGATATTTTATATTTAAAATTTTCTAAAACCGGAAATTTATTAAGATCAAGCTATGCAGGATTAGAAAATCAAGATGAAAGCTATGAAGCTCGAATTATAAATAATACTTTAATAATTCCAGGTCATTACTTCTCTACAGTGCAAGGAATAAATAATCCCGGGGTATTCCGAGTAGATTTAGCAACCAATGTTGTGACAAAAAATTTTTACTCTCCTCTCCCTAGTTTTCAATTACTCTCCTATGTAGATAAACATGGAAATATATTTTTTACAGGATTATCAAACGGTTGGCAGCCAGATATTGCTACGCCAAATGCATATATGCAACAAGTAACCCCTTATGCTCATACTTTTTTAGTAAAGTACAATTCAAATAATGTAAAAGAATGGGGAACTTTTTACGGAGGAAACGGAGGAACACAACTTGGTTTGGTAACGAAAGATAAAGACGACTACATCTATTTAACAGGAATATCAAGCAATAATACGACAGGTATTGCAACACCAGGAACATTTCAGCAAACTGGAGGACATCCATCTAATGATGTTTTCATTGCTAAATTCCAGGATTGTACTTCAACCGGAACTGTAGTATCAAACTCCCCTGTTTGCATAAATTCAAATATTCAATTAACCGCAACTGGAGGTACAACCTACAGCTGGACAGGTCCAAACGGATTTACCTCAACTCTTCAAAATCCTACAATTCCAAATGCTACCTTAGCAAATGCAGGTGTTTATACTTGTCAAATTTCAGGCTCGGGAGCGTGTGATGGAAGCTTCACCGTAAACGTTGTCGTTGGTGATACCATTGCTCCAGTTCCTAACACGGCGCAACTTTCTGATATTACAGGAGATTGTCATACAACTATTTCTAATTTCCCTACGGCTACAGATAATTGTGCAGGAACCATCACGGCAACAACTATAGACCCGTTAAATTATTCAATTCCGGGAACTTATGTTATTCACTGGGTTTATAGCGACGGAAACGGAAATATTTCCACCCAAAATCAAAATGTAATTGTAAATTCTACAGCACTTCCAACAACTACAAATGCACAGCAAATATTCTGTGCTACAAACAACCCAACGATTGCCAATCTTCAAATCACAGGTCAAAACGTAAAATGGTATGATGCTGCCAATAATATTTTAGCTGTCACTATTCCACTTATACATGGGCAAACTTATTTTGCATCACAAACAATTAACGGCTGCGAAAGTGTTAAAACTTCTATTCAGGTAACGGTAAACAATACACCAAAACCTGTTGCAAATATCAACCAGGATTTCTGTGAATCAGCAAATCCTAGATTGGCAAGTTTGGTGGTAAACGGAACTGGTTTAATTTATTACAATGCGGCTGGAAATATTTTACCTTTGACAACCCCACTTGTAAACGGACAAACCTATTTCGTCACCCAAACTTTAAATAATTGTGAGTCTGAAAAACTAGCTATCGCGGTAACGCTTTCACAAAATAATGTTCCGGCAAATAATTACAGAACATCATTATGTAATATTTTTACGACAAACACAATGGTGGTAGACCTTACTTCGTATCAAAGCAACATCATTGCAAACCCTAATAATTATATTTTCACCTATACAACACAAGCCGGAACTCTAATTGCAATTCCTTCGAGTTATACTTTGAATTTAGGAAATAATATAATAAACGTTAAAGTATCAACTGCAGACGAATGTTTTAAAAACGTCATCTTAGAATTGGTTTTAAATCCTAAACCTATCATTAAACTTCCTGAAGATTTTGATTTTTGTAAAGGCAAAACTGTTACTTTAGATGCAGGAGCTGGCTATACAACGTATTTATGGAGTACCGGAGCAACAACACAAACCATTAGTGTTTCAAGTCCTGGTAATTATTCAGTAACGGTTACTAATATTTTTGGGTGTAGTAATACAGATACTATTGAGTTAAGTTATTCTGTTTTGGCAGAAATTGTTTCGGTAAATGTCAATAACGGTTCAGCTACAGTCATTTTATCTTCTACAGGTAACTATGAGTATTCTTTAGACAATTCTTCGTGGCAAGATTCTAATGTTTTCAGTAATTTAGGAATGGGAGAATATATCGTTTACGTCAGAACAAAATCTGGCTGTATCATTGGTCAGAAACCTTTTTCTATTTTTAATATCCCGAATGCAATCAGCCCGAATGGAGACGGAATAAATGACAAATGGAAAGTTGCCGGTTTAGAAAATTATACAGGTTCAGAAGTCATTGTTTTCGACAGAAAAGGAGTTTTAGTATTCAAACAAATTATCAATAAAAAACCTTTGGAATGGGACGCAAAAATCAATGGTTCGCCAATTCCTACAGGAAATTATTGGTATACGATAAAAGTATCAGACGGAAGAAATTATACAGGATGGCTTCTTGTAAAGAACAGAGAATAA
- a CDS encoding TetR/AcrR family transcriptional regulator has protein sequence MSKQEKKDQTQELIKQTAKNLFFVQGKFDATTQEIADAAGVNRTLINYYFRSRDNLIQIIFDDAQKVEKEKSEIIMSSDLPFKEKISQFIEGSLSTSLQYPYLETYIVSQINKGNCRKKDIETEDLEKLYKDIETEMELGNIDTMKPVHFILNMIALLIFPSAIRPLFMENMNVTDKEFDELISERKEIILNMLFKK, from the coding sequence ATGTCAAAACAAGAAAAAAAAGATCAAACCCAAGAGTTAATCAAGCAAACCGCAAAGAATTTATTCTTTGTACAGGGTAAGTTTGATGCTACCACACAGGAAATAGCAGATGCTGCAGGTGTCAATAGAACACTTATTAATTATTATTTCAGATCAAGAGATAATCTGATTCAGATTATTTTTGATGACGCACAGAAAGTAGAAAAAGAAAAGTCTGAAATCATTATGAGTTCTGACCTTCCTTTTAAAGAAAAAATATCTCAATTTATCGAAGGAAGCCTTTCTACGAGCCTTCAGTATCCTTATCTGGAAACCTATATCGTTTCACAGATTAATAAAGGGAACTGTCGTAAGAAAGATATTGAAACTGAGGATTTAGAAAAACTTTACAAAGATATCGAGACAGAGATGGAATTAGGAAATATCGATACGATGAAACCGGTACATTTTATCTTAAATATGATTGCTTTACTCATTTTCCCGAGTGCAATCAGACCATTATTTATGGAAAACATGAATGTGACAGATAAAGAGTTTGACGAGCTGATATCAGAGAGAAAAGAAATTATTCTTAACATGCTTTTTAAAAAATAA